In a genomic window of Limnochordia bacterium:
- a CDS encoding FtsW/RodA/SpoVE family cell cycle protein, which yields MIKIHGKLFVDAILVGSLGMFSVWLLQPFNPWFFLLYIGPTAVGFCMLYGRQDRIDPLLFAPAVLLCGVGLTMVARLAPGLLWRQLVAYLVGLCSYLLLSIWGGRIRWERFGYLWGLLGALLLLGTSLFGVRVGGSRAWIRFLGFSFQPIELFKLLLILFLVASLTEESTSIVLRERRGLFAHMSLWGPSLLLWLLGVLALGIQRDLGGMILLSGIFWGTIYVAEGRLATVLIGLLLGLGGFTLSYCLFPHVQSRLGNWLDLWRGDQVYHQLQQGLFAAASGGFTGTGLGLGHPYLIPQVHTDFPLMAIWEELGLLGAVGILGLYMLMVVYLFKKAINSYCLRHRLLCAGVAVMIGLQVLLIAGGNLGLVPLTGITLPFISYGGSSVIVLWSALGLTGAIPRLRRQCRLEV from the coding sequence ATGATAAAGATCCATGGAAAACTATTTGTCGACGCTATTTTAGTGGGAAGTCTGGGCATGTTTTCTGTGTGGCTGTTGCAGCCATTTAATCCTTGGTTCTTTCTGCTTTATATCGGTCCTACAGCAGTTGGGTTTTGCATGCTGTATGGGCGCCAGGATCGGATTGATCCGTTGTTGTTTGCTCCGGCGGTCTTATTATGTGGAGTGGGACTAACCATGGTTGCGCGATTGGCTCCGGGACTGTTATGGCGACAGCTTGTGGCGTACCTAGTCGGGTTGTGCAGCTATCTGCTTCTTAGCATCTGGGGAGGTAGGATTCGGTGGGAACGGTTCGGATACTTGTGGGGCCTTCTGGGAGCTTTGCTGCTTTTAGGTACCTCGCTATTTGGTGTTCGGGTGGGCGGCAGTCGTGCCTGGATCCGCTTTCTTGGATTTAGCTTCCAACCGATAGAGCTTTTCAAATTACTGTTGATCTTGTTTTTAGTTGCTTCTTTAACCGAGGAGAGTACCAGCATAGTCCTGCGCGAACGACGGGGCTTATTCGCCCATATGAGCCTGTGGGGGCCTTCGCTTTTGCTGTGGCTCCTGGGGGTACTTGCCCTAGGTATACAGCGGGATCTAGGTGGGATGATTTTGCTATCGGGGATCTTTTGGGGGACCATATATGTGGCGGAGGGTCGCCTAGCTACCGTACTAATTGGGTTACTCTTGGGGTTAGGTGGTTTTACATTATCTTATTGCTTGTTTCCCCATGTACAATCACGCCTGGGAAACTGGCTTGACCTGTGGCGCGGTGACCAAGTGTATCATCAACTGCAACAGGGACTCTTCGCGGCTGCTTCCGGTGGGTTTACGGGAACGGGCCTGGGCCTGGGACACCCTTACCTAATTCCCCAGGTACATACAGATTTTCCCCTGATGGCCATTTGGGAAGAACTGGGTTTACTAGGTGCTGTAGGTATTCTGGGTTTGTATATGCTCATGGTGGTCTATTTGTTTAAGAAGGCCATTAATTCATATTGTCTTCGGCACCGATTGCTCTGTGCCGGGGTAGCTGTGATGATTGGCTTGCAGGTGTTACTAATTGCCGGGGGAAATCTAGGCCTGGTGCCCTTAACCGGCATTACCTTGCCCTTTATCAGCTACGGAGGTAGCTCAGTGATTGTCCTTTGGTCGGCCCTTGGTTTGACCGGGGCGATACCAAGACTAAGGAGGCAGTGCCGATTAGAAGTCTGA